The Aeromicrobium sp. Leaf245 genome includes a region encoding these proteins:
- a CDS encoding TetR family transcriptional regulator, giving the protein MSTDTGTLGRMEDQPDALPTRTERKERTRRAILDAALVLTEQSSLSALSLRHVAREVGIAPTAFYRHFVSAEDLGLALVDESFSSLRRMIRDVRSAAPSVGGVIGQSVDVLVERVRSDPAHFGFISRERVGGVPGVRAAIRHELDLFEAEIATDFARLPGAVHWSNDDLRTSADLIVTAMVAAAERLLQGPRTAAFDREVARMTTTQLRMLSIGAIHWRSRPEDRGGSAQIRATGGSENSPV; this is encoded by the coding sequence GTGTCCACCGACACAGGTACGCTCGGCCGCATGGAGGACCAGCCCGACGCCCTGCCCACGCGCACCGAGCGCAAGGAGCGCACCCGTCGCGCCATCCTCGACGCGGCCCTCGTGCTCACCGAGCAGAGCTCTCTCTCGGCCCTGTCGTTGCGGCACGTGGCCCGCGAGGTGGGCATCGCCCCCACGGCGTTCTACCGGCACTTCGTCTCGGCCGAGGACCTCGGCCTGGCCCTCGTCGACGAGTCGTTCTCGTCGTTGCGGCGCATGATCCGCGACGTGCGCAGCGCGGCGCCGTCGGTCGGGGGCGTGATCGGCCAGTCCGTCGACGTCCTCGTCGAGCGTGTCCGGTCCGACCCGGCGCACTTCGGCTTCATCAGCCGTGAACGAGTGGGGGGCGTGCCCGGGGTGCGCGCCGCCATCCGGCACGAGCTCGACCTGTTCGAGGCCGAGATCGCCACCGACTTCGCCAGGTTGCCCGGCGCCGTGCACTGGTCGAACGACGACCTGCGCACCTCGGCGGACCTCATCGTCACGGCGATGGTCGCGGCGGCCGAACGGCTCCTGCAGGGTCCACGGACCGCCGCCTTCGACCGCGAGGTCGCCCGGATGACGACCACGCAGCTGCGGATGCTGTCGATCGGCGCCATCCACTGGCGTTCCCGCCCCGAGGACCGGGGCGGAAGCGCTCAGATCCGGGCGACGGGCGGGTCGGAGAACTCGCCGGTGTAG